In the Oceanispirochaeta sp. genome, CGGTCTGTAATATCGTGGATTATTGAGAAAAGCAGGGGATTCTCATTCTGTACAATGGTTTCGGAAAAAACTTCAACATCCCGGATACTGTCATCGGCTCTGCGGTGCTGTGCCAGGAAATTCAATTCCCTGTTCTTTTGAATAACCCCGATTTTCTCAAAAACCTCATGTTGAGGAGCCATATTGATCTGATGAATATTCATGGATTTCATTTCGGCATAGGACCAGCCATAAAACTTTATGGCTGATTCATTTGCATCCTGTATGTCACCGGATTCGGGGTCAATGATCAGCATGATTGTATGATTGTCTCTAAAAAGAGTATGGAATAATTCTCTGTTATCCAGAAGCTTCTTCTGAGCGACTCTGGAATCATTCTGAAAAGAGAGTAAGCTTCCAACAAGGCTTGTTGCCAGAGGAAGGAGCAGCAGATAAGGGATGGCTAGACTCTTTGTGATCATTCGATTGTCGGGCCTGGGGAATAGCAGAAAGAAAAGCATGAGGATAATAGAATGAACAGCTAATCCGAATGCAAAATTAAATCTCCATCCAGGCCTGATCTGTTTATTTGTTACGACTCTTCCCATCAGAATACCAAGGAAAGTTGCTATTATAATACTGAGAACTCCAACGAACATACCGGTTCCACCCAGCCAGATCCGGTAGACTCCGGCTATAAACATGGCAATTATTGTCGGTAAAATACCCAGAAAAAGACCAGAGACACTGAGAAGAACTGTTCTTGAATCGAAGATCATGCCTGGATGTGTGAAAATACTGTTGTTCATCAGAACAATACTGATGACTCCGATGATCACTCCCTGCAGGGATTTGCTGAATATTGTTGTTTGATCGTGTTGGAAAATTAAAAGATTTTGAATGAATAACAGAGAAAGCAACAGTGATATATTGGTTGCTATATCTATGAGTAGTGTAACAGTCATCTTGTCTCCCTGATTTGATTTATTAATATATCATGATCAGAAATGTTTTTATAGGATTTTAACAAAATGGTTCTGTTTCTCTTGGGGAGGAACTCTGGTTTAGTTTGGCTTCGAGCAGCATCCCCTATGACAGCACAGTGATATGGATATCTCTGCCGGGGATGCATCTTCGGTTCATAATAGAGGTCCCCCTTACTTAGAGCCCGAACAGATCCCGCTGGGCGGCACTCAGTGCCTGGGGTATTAAAACGAAATTGCCTACATGCTTTTTCAGTGTAAATTCTTTCTGTGCCTCCACAATCTGTTCCAGAGGAAATGTCCTGGCAAGGAGCGGTTTGATTTCATCCTTTTCAATATAAGAAATGAGATTTGGAAAAACTGGTTCGTCCCATGCGGTACAGCCTATCAAAGTGAGATCCTTGAGATAAAAGTTTCGCATATCCAGGGTCACCAGAGGACCGGCGATGGCTCCTGAGGATGCATAGCGGCCGCCTCTTTTTAAAACCAGCATCATCTCATTGAAATTTGATCCGCCTACATTATCGACAACCACATCCACAGACATTTCACCAAGATGGGACAGGATATCCTCACCCCTGGGGATCACCCGATCGGCACCAATGGAGTGTACTTGGTCCATTTTATTTTTTCCGGCGATGGCCGTTACGATGGCACCCCGACGTTTAGCAAGTTGCACCACAGCAGAACCAACACCACCGGAGGCCCCGGTTACCAGCACATGTTCATTTGCACTTACTTTGGACCGGTGAATCATGTTCTCTGCAGTACCATAGGCGCAGGGAATGGTTCCCAGTTCGGCATCACTCCAATCGCAGTTCACGGGGAAAACTTCAGAAGCGGCAATCTTGACAAATTGAGCGAATGCACCATCGAAATCGGAGGCCATCCAGATATTTTCCTTCGAATCCCATCCCTCACTGCGAATGCAGGCCCGTATGAGTACCCGGGAACCGATGGTTACCGGGTCTACTCCGGGTCCTGCCTGGACAATGCGCCCGCAGCAGTCTGTTCCCTGGATATATGGAAAGGGGGTTGCCCCATTCCATCCTCCGTCCGCTTTTTCTTCAGCTTCTGTCTTTTCTCTCTCGTCCTCGCTAAGTGATTCTGTCCCGGCGGTGACAGTGGACGAGTACCAGCCCAGACGGGTATTGATTTCAGTATTATTAACTCCGGCAGCCAGTACTTGAAGAAGTACCTCTCCTTCAGAAATTTCCGGGATCGGCACGTCCCGATATTCGAGTTTCTCATATCCTCCATTACCGGTTGTAACCACGGCCTTCATGGATTTTGTACAATTCGTAAGATCAAAACGGTCTTTTCCCGCTGTTTCAGAATTTTTATTTTCCATAGGTTTGTTTTCCTTATATTTCATTATACGTCATTAAATACTGGGGCAACGAAATAAAAAATATGGTATAAATAAACAGCGAGTGGCCTTAAAATCCCCAACGCCCCAAAGCCCGGCGTCCCGATGCCAGGTTCAGATGGAATAATGGATGAAAACTGAAGTACAAACTAGAAAAGAAATAATTGGCAAAAAACTCTTTGAATCCGCTTGGGATGTAAATAATCCAACTCAAGTTGTAAATGTGTTCGACATCCTTGTTGAATTACCGGAAGCTGTCTCTGAAGCAAGAACGATTTGTGAGGGCCATCCATTCAGTGATTGTGTGCTCCTGGGGAAGGATGGAAAAGCTCTGACTCAGGGGCTTATCAATACTGAGATTGCGGGATGGAATTGTAAGGAAATACTCCAACACATCGTAAGGCCAGCAGCATAAATGAAAAATGCCTATCAACCTCCCTGCACAATCACGGCAGAAATATTGAAACTTGCCGCGGATATTTCTGAACAGATTGGCCGGTTTTCCGTGTCACATCTGTCAGATTCTGCACTGCGTTTGCGGCGTATCAATCGCATCAAAACCGTGCATGGTTCTCTTGCCATCGAAGGGAATACCCTCAGCGAAGAGCAGATTACCGCGATTCTTGAAGGGAAACGGGTACTGGCACCACCGAAAGAGATTAAAGAAGTGGAGAACGCTCTTGGCGTTTACGACCAGCTTGAAGAATGGGAGCCCTCATCGCTGAATGATCTTTTAAAGGCCCATCAAGTGATGATGAGTGATCTAATTATAGAATCCGGGCAGTTTCGCAGCAGCGGCGTCGGGGTCATGAAG is a window encoding:
- a CDS encoding LytS/YhcK type 5TM receptor domain-containing protein, which translates into the protein MTVTLLIDIATNISLLLSLLFIQNLLIFQHDQTTIFSKSLQGVIIGVISIVLMNNSIFTHPGMIFDSRTVLLSVSGLFLGILPTIIAMFIAGVYRIWLGGTGMFVGVLSIIIATFLGILMGRVVTNKQIRPGWRFNFAFGLAVHSIILMLFFLLFPRPDNRMITKSLAIPYLLLLPLATSLVGSLLSFQNDSRVAQKKLLDNRELFHTLFRDNHTIMLIIDPESGDIQDANESAIKFYGWSYAEMKSMNIHQINMAPQHEVFEKIGVIQKNRELNFLAQHRRADDSIRDVEVFSETIVQNENPLLFSIIHDITDR
- a CDS encoding alcohol dehydrogenase family protein, which codes for MENKNSETAGKDRFDLTNCTKSMKAVVTTGNGGYEKLEYRDVPIPEISEGEVLLQVLAAGVNNTEINTRLGWYSSTVTAGTESLSEDEREKTEAEEKADGGWNGATPFPYIQGTDCCGRIVQAGPGVDPVTIGSRVLIRACIRSEGWDSKENIWMASDFDGAFAQFVKIAASEVFPVNCDWSDAELGTIPCAYGTAENMIHRSKVSANEHVLVTGASGGVGSAVVQLAKRRGAIVTAIAGKNKMDQVHSIGADRVIPRGEDILSHLGEMSVDVVVDNVGGSNFNEMMLVLKRGGRYASSGAIAGPLVTLDMRNFYLKDLTLIGCTAWDEPVFPNLISYIEKDEIKPLLARTFPLEQIVEAQKEFTLKKHVGNFVLIPQALSAAQRDLFGL